A single genomic interval of Lactococcus sp. S-13 harbors:
- a CDS encoding amino acid permease yields the protein MIALGGTIGTGLFVASGATISQAGPFGSLVAYAAIGIMVYFLMTSLGEMASYLPISGSFATFASRYVDKAFGFAMGWNYWFNCAITVAVEIATVGVVMKFWLPSVPTWIWSAIVFTLILAINLTSARAYGEWEFWMALVKVVTVIVFLAIGVLTILGIFFHQPHLNVAHNLSAGGNNGFVGGAGGMLAVLMIAGFSFQGTEIVGVTAGEAENPEKTVPQAIKSVFWRILIFYFATIFIIGALIWYKDPNLLAASTENIAVSPFTLVFRDAGLAAAASVMNAVILTSVISAGNSWLYSASRMLYSLSLEGFAPKVFGKTHKGNGIPTAAVLVTAILGLAAFITSFFGPEVYLYLVAASGLSGFLAWVGIAIAHFRFRRAFVKQGHHIDELGYKARWFPVGPIIALVMSILIMLGQSYGTTNFHGTIAHWNWTAIITTYLAVPLFLILYFGYKLVKHSKLIPLEEVDLDRTYNK from the coding sequence ATGATTGCGCTTGGAGGGACGATTGGTACAGGACTGTTCGTTGCTTCTGGAGCAACGATTTCACAAGCAGGGCCATTTGGTTCACTCGTCGCTTACGCCGCGATTGGGATTATGGTTTATTTCTTGATGACTTCCCTTGGTGAAATGGCAAGCTACTTGCCAATCTCTGGCTCATTTGCCACATTTGCTAGCCGTTATGTTGACAAAGCCTTTGGTTTTGCAATGGGGTGGAACTATTGGTTCAACTGTGCCATTACCGTTGCCGTCGAAATCGCCACCGTTGGTGTCGTCATGAAATTCTGGTTGCCTTCTGTTCCTACTTGGATCTGGTCAGCAATTGTCTTCACTCTTATTCTTGCCATCAACTTGACCTCAGCCCGCGCTTATGGCGAATGGGAATTTTGGATGGCACTTGTTAAAGTCGTGACCGTCATTGTCTTTCTTGCCATTGGTGTCCTTACAATTCTTGGCATTTTCTTCCACCAACCACACCTTAACGTGGCTCACAACCTTTCAGCCGGCGGAAACAATGGTTTCGTTGGTGGTGCAGGTGGAATGCTTGCCGTTCTCATGATTGCAGGATTTTCTTTCCAAGGAACAGAAATCGTTGGTGTGACAGCTGGTGAAGCTGAAAATCCAGAAAAAACTGTTCCCCAAGCCATCAAATCCGTTTTCTGGCGTATCCTCATCTTCTACTTTGCAACAATTTTCATCATCGGTGCATTGATTTGGTATAAAGATCCAAACTTGCTCGCTGCTTCTACTGAAAACATCGCTGTTTCTCCATTCACTTTAGTTTTCCGTGACGCAGGACTTGCCGCTGCCGCCTCTGTCATGAACGCCGTAATCTTAACTTCTGTTATCTCAGCAGGTAACTCTTGGCTCTACTCTGCATCACGTATGCTTTACAGCCTCTCTCTTGAAGGCTTCGCACCAAAAGTCTTTGGTAAAACGCATAAAGGAAATGGTATTCCTACGGCCGCTGTTTTAGTTACGGCTATCCTCGGACTGGCTGCCTTTATCACAAGTTTCTTTGGCCCTGAAGTATACCTCTACCTCGTTGCCGCTTCTGGACTTTCTGGTTTCCTTGCTTGGGTCGGCATTGCCATCGCCCACTTCCGTTTCCGTCGTGCTTTTGTCAAACAGGGACATCACATTGACGAACTCGGGTACAAAGCACGTTGGTTCCCAGTTGGCCCAATCATTGCTCTCGTTATGTCAATCCTTATCATGCTTGGACAAAGTTATGGTACTACAAACTTCCATGGCACTATCGCTCATTGGAACTGGACAGCCATTATCACAACTTACCTCGCTGTCCCACTCTTTCTCATCTTGTATTTTGGCTATAAACTGGTCAAACATTCAAAACTCATCCCACTCGAAGAGGTTGATTTGGATCGCACTTACAATAAATAA